From a region of the Aeoliella mucimassa genome:
- the guaA gene encoding glutamine-hydrolyzing GMP synthase, with protein MSSLANQRVLVLDFGSQLAQLIARRVREQHVYCEIVRHDITADRLRELAPKGIILSGGPSSVYADGAPKCDPELFELGIPVLGICYGMQLACQALGGEVKSVNSREYGRAHVDVLDHSDLFADVHPKTEVWMSHGDQVTAIDETFVPLASTGTCPYAAVRHKTRPVYGLQFHPEVTHTVEGKTLLANFVRNVCDCDGTWRLGDFADETIERIREQVGDNRVICGLSGGVDSSVVAALLSRAIGSQLSCILVDNGLLRKDEARLVVQEFSGHFKSDLHVVEAEDRFLDKLAGIVDPQEKRRRIGHEFIACFKEEADKITGAKYLAQGTLYPDVIESGASADGPADTIKLHHNVGGLPEELGFDLIEPLRDLFKDEVRQLGLQLGLPEEIVWRHPFPGPGLAVRCLGEVTRDKLAMLREADAIVVGEIKAEGLYRSTSQSFAVLLPVQSVGVMGDSRTYDNAICVRSVNTDDFMTADWSHLPHELLSRIATRIINEVKGVNRVVYDISSKPPATIEWE; from the coding sequence ATGTCCAGCCTTGCTAACCAGCGTGTTCTGGTACTCGATTTTGGGTCGCAACTTGCACAGCTCATCGCCCGCCGGGTACGGGAGCAGCACGTCTACTGCGAAATCGTCCGCCACGATATTACTGCCGACCGACTCCGCGAGCTTGCCCCCAAAGGCATCATCCTCTCCGGCGGTCCCAGCAGCGTGTACGCCGACGGTGCCCCGAAGTGCGATCCCGAGCTGTTCGAACTCGGCATCCCCGTGCTCGGTATCTGCTACGGCATGCAGCTTGCCTGCCAGGCGTTGGGTGGCGAAGTAAAGAGCGTTAATAGTCGCGAGTATGGCCGCGCCCATGTCGATGTGCTCGACCACAGCGATCTGTTTGCCGATGTGCACCCCAAGACGGAAGTCTGGATGAGCCACGGCGACCAGGTTACCGCCATCGACGAGACGTTTGTGCCGCTCGCCAGCACGGGCACCTGCCCCTACGCGGCCGTGCGTCACAAGACCCGCCCGGTGTACGGGCTGCAGTTCCATCCCGAAGTCACCCACACGGTCGAAGGCAAAACCTTGCTGGCCAACTTCGTTCGCAACGTGTGCGACTGCGATGGCACCTGGCGTCTCGGCGACTTTGCCGACGAAACCATCGAGCGCATTCGCGAGCAGGTAGGCGACAATCGCGTGATCTGCGGACTCTCGGGCGGGGTCGACTCGTCGGTGGTTGCCGCATTGCTGTCGCGGGCCATCGGGTCGCAACTCTCCTGCATCCTGGTCGACAACGGCTTGCTCCGCAAAGACGAAGCCCGGTTGGTGGTTCAGGAGTTTTCGGGCCACTTCAAATCGGACCTGCATGTGGTCGAGGCCGAAGACCGCTTTCTCGACAAACTCGCTGGCATCGTCGACCCACAAGAAAAGCGTCGCCGGATCGGGCATGAGTTCATCGCTTGCTTCAAGGAAGAAGCCGACAAAATTACTGGAGCCAAGTACCTGGCCCAAGGCACCCTGTATCCCGACGTGATCGAGAGCGGGGCCTCGGCCGATGGTCCTGCGGATACAATCAAGCTGCACCACAACGTCGGCGGCCTGCCCGAAGAACTCGGCTTCGACCTGATCGAGCCGCTTCGCGACCTTTTTAAGGACGAAGTCCGCCAACTCGGTTTGCAACTCGGCTTGCCCGAAGAGATTGTCTGGCGTCATCCGTTCCCCGGCCCAGGCCTGGCGGTTCGCTGCCTGGGCGAGGTCACGCGCGACAAGCTGGCGATGCTCCGCGAGGCCGACGCCATCGTGGTCGGCGAGATTAAAGCCGAAGGTCTGTACCGCTCCACCAGTCAGTCGTTTGCGGTGTTGCTGCCGGTGCAAAGCGTCGGCGTAATGGGCGATAGTCGCACCTACGACAACGCCATCTGCGTTCGCAGCGTGAATACCGACGACTTCATGACCGCCGACTGGAGCCATTTGCCGCACGAACTGCTAAGTCGCATTGCCACGCGGATCATCAACGAAGTCAAAGGCGTCAATCGCGTGGTCTACGACATCAGTAGCAAACCTCCTGCAACGATCGAATGGGAGTAG
- the surE gene encoding 5'/3'-nucleotidase SurE, which produces MLILLTNDDGIYAPGLAAMERELQKLGDVVVVAPATEQSGVGHSITFLTPLMAKEASFGDDRRGWAVEGSPADCVKLAIAKFCPQQPDLVVSGINGGLNVGINVLYSGTVAAATEGALHGIPSIAVSLEYDDNPRFDRAAEMGVQVIEQLLEKRAFDKQKLYSFNMSTAASLRSVDDPPELHVVPMGVARWPAEFEERRDPKGRRYYWATGTPPTGFPQETDLNAIQQGHVTLTPLEFDRTRADYLAEMKTWDIKI; this is translated from the coding sequence ATGCTTATATTGCTGACGAACGACGATGGTATTTATGCTCCCGGCCTGGCGGCGATGGAGCGGGAATTGCAGAAACTGGGCGACGTGGTAGTCGTGGCTCCGGCCACCGAACAGAGCGGCGTCGGGCACTCGATCACCTTTCTCACCCCTCTGATGGCCAAAGAAGCCTCGTTTGGCGACGATCGCCGCGGGTGGGCCGTTGAGGGAAGCCCGGCCGACTGCGTGAAGTTGGCAATCGCCAAGTTCTGCCCGCAGCAGCCCGATCTCGTGGTCAGCGGTATCAACGGCGGGCTGAACGTCGGCATTAACGTGCTGTATTCCGGCACCGTGGCGGCCGCCACCGAGGGGGCGCTGCACGGGATTCCCAGCATTGCAGTGTCGCTCGAGTACGACGACAACCCACGCTTCGACCGAGCCGCCGAGATGGGGGTGCAGGTCATCGAGCAATTGCTCGAAAAGCGTGCTTTCGACAAGCAAAAGCTGTATAGTTTCAATATGTCGACGGCAGCCTCGCTGCGGTCGGTGGACGATCCGCCCGAACTGCACGTGGTGCCGATGGGCGTGGCCCGCTGGCCGGCCGAGTTCGAGGAACGCCGCGATCCGAAAGGGCGGCGGTACTATTGGGCAACCGGAACTCCCCCCACCGGGTTTCCCCAAGAGACCGACCTCAACGCGATTCAACAGGGACACGTTACCCTCACCCCGCTGGAGTTCGATCGGACTCGGGCGGATTACCTCGCGGAGATGAAAACATGGGACATCAAAATCTGA
- the ettA gene encoding energy-dependent translational throttle protein EttA, translated as MSQKYIYQMAGLTKKIGQRLVLDDVYLAFYPGAKIGVLGRNGAGKSTLLRVMAGIDKEFDGEARLTDGFTVGLLEQEPKLDADKNVLENVEQAVAATRAMLVEFEALGDKYAEVADDSDAMEKLMNRQAVLQDRIDATNAWELDRQIEVAMNAMNLPPSDADVTKLSGGERRRVALCRLLLEKPDLLLLDEPTNHLDAESVAWLERHLADYPGTIVAVTHDRYFLDNVAGWILELDRGKGLPFEGNYTSWLEQKRKRLEVEEKQESARQRTLKRELEWVRMAPKARQSKSKARISAYEQLASEDFDAKERELEIHIPPGPRLGDQVIEANDLSKSFGDKVLLDKVNFRLPPGGIVGIIGPNGAGKTTLLKMLMGKEEPDSGSLTIGPTVELGYVDQSRDTLDGNATVYEEISGGHETLDMGGHKLNARAYVSRFNFQKTDQQKKVGVLSGGERNRVHLAKLLRRGSNVLLLDEPTNDLDVDTLRALEEAVANFAGCAVVVSHDRWFLDRLATHILAFEGDGYVHYCEGNFDMYERQRRERLGEDADEPKRFKYKKLHV; from the coding sequence ATGTCGCAAAAATACATCTATCAAATGGCCGGACTGACCAAGAAAATCGGTCAACGGCTCGTGCTCGACGACGTTTACCTTGCCTTTTATCCGGGGGCTAAGATCGGCGTGCTCGGACGCAACGGCGCCGGCAAGAGTACGCTGCTCCGGGTCATGGCGGGGATCGACAAGGAGTTCGACGGCGAAGCCCGCCTGACCGACGGCTTTACCGTGGGGCTGCTGGAGCAGGAACCGAAGCTCGACGCTGACAAGAACGTGTTGGAGAACGTCGAGCAGGCGGTAGCCGCCACGCGGGCGATGCTGGTCGAGTTCGAAGCCTTGGGCGACAAGTACGCCGAAGTGGCCGACGACTCTGATGCTATGGAAAAGCTGATGAACCGCCAGGCGGTGCTGCAGGATCGCATCGACGCGACCAATGCCTGGGAGCTGGATCGTCAGATCGAAGTGGCGATGAACGCGATGAACCTGCCGCCGAGCGATGCCGACGTCACCAAACTCTCGGGCGGCGAGCGTCGCCGTGTGGCGCTCTGCCGGTTGTTGCTCGAGAAGCCCGACTTGCTGCTGCTCGACGAACCGACGAACCACCTCGACGCAGAGAGCGTCGCCTGGCTCGAGCGGCACCTGGCCGATTACCCCGGCACCATCGTCGCGGTGACCCACGATCGCTACTTCCTCGACAACGTGGCCGGCTGGATTCTCGAACTCGACCGCGGCAAAGGTCTGCCGTTCGAGGGCAACTACACCAGCTGGCTCGAGCAGAAGCGGAAGCGGCTCGAGGTGGAAGAGAAGCAAGAGTCGGCCCGCCAGCGGACACTCAAGCGCGAGCTGGAGTGGGTTCGCATGGCTCCCAAGGCTCGCCAGTCGAAGAGCAAAGCCCGTATCTCTGCCTACGAGCAGCTGGCCTCGGAGGATTTTGATGCCAAGGAACGGGAACTCGAGATTCACATTCCGCCGGGACCTCGGCTGGGCGATCAGGTGATCGAGGCCAACGACCTGTCGAAGTCGTTCGGCGACAAGGTGCTGCTCGACAAGGTGAACTTCCGCTTGCCGCCTGGCGGGATCGTTGGCATCATCGGCCCGAATGGTGCGGGTAAAACCACGCTGCTGAAGATGCTGATGGGCAAAGAAGAGCCCGATAGCGGCTCGCTGACCATCGGCCCCACGGTCGAACTCGGCTACGTCGACCAGTCTCGCGATACCCTCGATGGCAACGCGACCGTGTACGAAGAGATTTCCGGCGGGCACGAAACACTCGACATGGGTGGCCACAAGCTCAACGCCCGGGCGTACGTTTCGCGGTTCAATTTCCAAAAGACCGACCAGCAGAAGAAGGTTGGCGTGCTCTCGGGTGGTGAACGCAATCGCGTGCACCTGGCCAAGCTGCTGCGTCGTGGTTCGAACGTGTTGCTGCTCGACGAACCGACGAACGACCTCGATGTCGATACGCTGCGGGCCTTGGAAGAAGCGGTTGCGAACTTCGCCGGCTGTGCGGTGGTGGTGAGCCATGATCGCTGGTTCCTCGATCGCCTGGCCACCCACATCCTGGCCTTCGAGGGAGATGGCTACGTGCATTACTGCGAGGGGAACTTCGATATGTACGAACGCCAACGCCGCGAGCGGTTGGGCGAGGATGCCGACGAGCCGAAACGCTTCAAGTACAAGAAGCTGCACGTGTAA
- a CDS encoding C45 family autoproteolytic acyltransferase/hydolase, translating to MSTWTACGTLDLDLALPVRRRFLVHRETYQQAAEELLVAMKQEMPSWLPRIAHLVDLRTARRFHSLAKAQAEVMGIDWRDLMIAGVAYDLTLAYFGCSTMAHATQEGPVLARNMDWWPERPLARHSYVFRELDGPMARTTVAGWPGAIGLVTGMSQHGFALAMNAVGDGTGLNKTGYPVMLHLRRVIDDCRSFDQAVERVAQQSLAAPCLVTIVGTENHQRVCVERTPTTCCIRRAEGDDPLLTTNHYQADEDDLELDAGSLGSTSCGRLAAMQQLLPTDCRAMPDDELLYVLSDSQVRLGITAQHIVMRPRENRMQLCVPTSLVS from the coding sequence ATGTCGACTTGGACCGCATGCGGGACCTTGGATCTCGACCTGGCGCTCCCGGTACGTCGGCGGTTTCTTGTGCATCGTGAGACCTACCAGCAAGCGGCCGAGGAGTTGCTGGTCGCCATGAAGCAGGAGATGCCGAGCTGGTTGCCGCGGATTGCCCACCTGGTCGATCTGCGGACCGCCCGCCGGTTCCACTCGCTGGCCAAGGCTCAGGCCGAAGTGATGGGCATCGACTGGCGCGACTTGATGATTGCTGGCGTGGCCTACGACCTGACGCTCGCGTACTTCGGCTGCTCGACGATGGCCCACGCCACTCAGGAGGGGCCCGTGCTGGCGCGGAACATGGACTGGTGGCCCGAACGCCCGCTCGCCAGGCATAGCTACGTGTTTCGCGAACTCGACGGCCCCATGGCCCGCACCACCGTGGCTGGCTGGCCCGGGGCCATTGGGCTGGTGACCGGGATGTCGCAGCACGGATTCGCCTTGGCGATGAACGCGGTCGGCGACGGAACCGGGCTCAACAAAACCGGCTACCCGGTGATGCTGCACCTGCGGCGGGTGATCGACGATTGCCGCTCGTTCGATCAGGCGGTCGAGCGCGTCGCCCAACAGTCGCTCGCTGCGCCTTGCCTGGTGACGATCGTCGGCACCGAGAACCACCAGCGGGTCTGTGTGGAGCGGACTCCGACCACGTGCTGCATCCGACGCGCGGAAGGGGACGATCCGCTGCTGACCACCAACCACTACCAGGCGGACGAAGACGACCTGGAGCTCGACGCGGGGAGCTTGGGTTCTACCAGCTGCGGGCGACTTGCCGCTATGCAGCAGTTGCTTCCGACTGATTGTCGAGCGATGCCTGACGACGAGTTGCTGTATGTGCTGAGCGACTCGCAAGTTCGTTTGGGTATTACCGCGCAGCACATCGTGATGCGTCCTCGCGAGAATCGTATGCAGCTCTGCGTTCCCACGAGTCTGGTTTCGTAA
- a CDS encoding ISKra4 family transposase, giving the protein MHSEPRPWKQSPTSDKKRGGYEKASCVCPTCDGDARCVSIRQRWVDSLLGPLQVRRHYYHCHKCRRGLCPRDKTLGLGKRKFSPAAAQVVSIAGVQTSFAQSSEVTLRKLCGLKVSESTVERVTEDAGERLKSLLAEGETFGNTEPFAWQRDAHGKTCAYVSLDATGVRQQGPRGAQAEGRMAYVGMVYNTNSEHDERMPDPHSVRYLSGFYELPELGRQLRRQAAAVGWDEAEQQIAISDGGAGLEEFLRVHFPCAERILDFWHASEYLVELSQSLYPDDEEHRTAQLASWCHRLKHQGGLSIVWMLQSLEKTNWSSAQREAHATCLRYFQNHQHKMNYPRYVAHGWQIGSGPVESACKTVVAGRLKQSGMRWSQHGSNAVCHLRALYLSQRGCWEDYWQKYAA; this is encoded by the coding sequence ATGCACTCGGAGCCAAGGCCTTGGAAACAGTCGCCGACGAGCGACAAAAAAAGGGGCGGGTACGAGAAAGCTAGCTGCGTCTGCCCGACCTGCGATGGCGATGCTCGTTGTGTTAGTATTCGCCAGCGGTGGGTCGATAGCCTGCTTGGCCCATTGCAAGTGAGGCGTCATTACTATCACTGTCACAAGTGTCGTCGTGGTCTCTGTCCGCGTGACAAAACGCTGGGACTTGGCAAGCGAAAGTTTAGTCCGGCCGCGGCCCAAGTGGTGAGCATTGCCGGCGTGCAAACGAGCTTCGCTCAGTCGAGCGAAGTGACACTTCGTAAACTGTGTGGACTGAAGGTCAGCGAGTCGACCGTCGAGCGAGTCACCGAAGACGCCGGGGAGCGATTGAAATCGCTACTCGCCGAAGGCGAGACATTTGGCAACACAGAGCCGTTCGCCTGGCAACGCGATGCGCATGGCAAGACGTGCGCGTACGTGAGTCTCGACGCCACAGGCGTGCGACAGCAAGGCCCTCGTGGCGCGCAGGCCGAGGGCCGCATGGCGTACGTCGGGATGGTCTACAACACGAATAGCGAGCATGATGAGCGAATGCCCGACCCGCATTCGGTGCGGTATTTATCGGGGTTTTATGAACTCCCGGAACTCGGGCGACAACTGCGTCGCCAAGCGGCCGCGGTTGGGTGGGACGAGGCGGAGCAGCAGATCGCGATCTCGGATGGTGGTGCTGGTTTAGAAGAGTTCTTGCGAGTGCACTTCCCGTGTGCGGAGCGGATCCTCGACTTCTGGCACGCGAGTGAGTACCTGGTGGAATTAAGCCAGTCGCTCTATCCGGACGACGAGGAGCACCGCACCGCTCAGTTGGCATCGTGGTGTCACCGGCTGAAGCACCAAGGAGGCTTGAGCATCGTGTGGATGTTGCAGTCGCTGGAAAAGACCAACTGGTCTTCCGCTCAACGCGAAGCTCATGCGACCTGCCTGCGATACTTCCAAAACCACCAGCACAAGATGAACTACCCCCGCTACGTGGCCCACGGCTGGCAGATCGGCAGCGGCCCGGTCGAGAGCGCGTGCAAAACCGTCGTGGCGGGGCGATTGAAACAAAGCGGCATGCGATGGAGCCAACACGGCTCGAACGCCGTGTGCCACCTCCGCGCCCTCTACCTCAGCCAACGCGGCTGCTGGGAAGACTACTGGCAAAAGTACGCAGCTTAA
- a CDS encoding elongation factor P, which produces MLAKDLKPGSVFVHNGAPHILESVTVQSPSARGGNTLYKFRARNLVSKQKADLTCKGTDNLEEADFQKREVSLMYSDIEAVHLLDSADYNQYSIALADVENEMKYVCEGLEGLVALIYEGECVGLQVPATVELTITQTDPGVKGNSATGRTKPATLETGCLIQVPEYLKQGEKIKVDTRTHEFLGRA; this is translated from the coding sequence ATGCTCGCCAAAGACCTGAAACCTGGTTCCGTGTTTGTCCACAACGGAGCCCCCCACATCCTTGAGAGCGTAACCGTGCAGTCCCCCTCCGCCCGAGGTGGCAACACGCTCTACAAGTTCCGTGCCCGCAATCTGGTCTCGAAGCAGAAAGCCGACCTGACTTGCAAGGGAACCGACAACTTGGAAGAAGCCGATTTTCAGAAGCGGGAAGTCTCGCTGATGTATAGCGACATCGAAGCAGTGCACCTGCTCGACTCGGCCGACTACAACCAGTACTCCATCGCCCTGGCAGATGTCGAAAACGAAATGAAGTACGTGTGCGAGGGACTCGAAGGTCTGGTCGCACTCATCTACGAAGGCGAATGCGTCGGCCTGCAGGTGCCAGCGACCGTGGAGCTGACGATCACTCAGACCGACCCCGGCGTGAAAGGCAACAGCGCCACTGGCCGCACCAAGCCGGCCACGCTCGAAACCGGCTGCTTGATTCAGGTGCCAGAGTACCTGAAACAAGGCGAAAAGATCAAAGTCGACACCCGCACCCATGAGTTCCTCGGCCGCGCCTAA
- the proC gene encoding pyrroline-5-carboxylate reductase — MPQYKYGFIGAGRMASALAGGLVDAGLAAASEIAASDPNAEVRQAFAERLPGAHLHGDNAAVSRHASMLILAVKPQVMGAVLGNLPLGESAPLVVSIAAGVPIAKLEAGLAEGTHVVRVMPNTPALIGRGASGFSGGTHATADDLASVLQLLEAVGIAFEVPESLLDAVTGLSGSGPAFVYTMIEALSDGGVLAGLPRAVAHQLAAQTVSGAAAMVLETGEHPALLREAVASPGGTTIAGLAALEQGSLRSTVIGAVKAAAERSQQLGRN; from the coding sequence ATGCCACAGTACAAATACGGATTCATCGGTGCCGGCCGCATGGCCTCGGCCTTGGCTGGAGGATTAGTCGACGCTGGCCTGGCGGCGGCTTCGGAGATAGCTGCCAGCGACCCCAACGCCGAGGTGCGTCAGGCGTTCGCCGAGCGTTTGCCCGGCGCCCACTTACACGGCGACAACGCCGCGGTAAGTCGCCATGCGAGCATGCTGATCCTGGCCGTGAAACCGCAGGTCATGGGTGCGGTACTCGGCAATCTGCCGCTCGGCGAGTCGGCTCCGCTGGTAGTGTCCATCGCCGCGGGGGTGCCGATCGCCAAGCTCGAAGCGGGCCTGGCCGAAGGAACCCACGTAGTGCGGGTGATGCCGAACACGCCGGCCCTCATCGGACGAGGAGCGAGCGGTTTTAGCGGGGGAACGCACGCCACGGCCGACGATCTCGCTTCGGTTTTGCAGCTGCTCGAAGCGGTCGGAATCGCCTTTGAAGTGCCGGAATCGCTGCTCGATGCGGTCACCGGGCTCTCGGGCTCAGGCCCTGCGTTCGTGTATACTATGATCGAAGCACTTAGCGACGGCGGAGTGCTGGCCGGTTTGCCGCGAGCGGTCGCCCATCAGCTGGCTGCTCAGACGGTGTCGGGTGCAGCTGCCATGGTGCTGGAGACCGGAGAGCACCCTGCGTTGCTCCGCGAAGCGGTCGCCAGCCCTGGCGGGACGACCATCGCCGGTTTGGCCGCCCTGGAACAGGGAAGCCTGCGATCGACTGTGATCGGAGCGGTGAAAGCCGCGGCCGAGCGATCGCAACAACTCGGTCGCAACTAA
- a CDS encoding calcium/sodium antiporter, translating into MYILFGIVGGFVALIAGGELLVRGASNLAAAAKVSPLIIGLTVVAFGTSAPELAVSIQSCYEGKTDLAVGNAVGSNISNLLFILGVSAIAAPLAVSLRLFRLDIPAMIVAALMLLGFGWDGKLDRVEGAVCFLTLVCYFIFTVRQGRRESAIAAAESQIAVQEITYDPKKSTAKDTILDVVKLLIGLALLVKGADWLVKACVSLAQGFGVSELVIGLTVVAIGTSLPELVTSLMASLRGERDLAVGNVVGSNILNILLVLGLSSVVAPDGINVDRQSLAFDIPVLIAMSVAAIPVFFSGMVISRIEGIAMLLYYLSYLGYLVRHASRPAGTVTPAMETVLFLAPLVPLVLTVIVVSRWKSKSTS; encoded by the coding sequence TTGTATATTCTGTTTGGTATCGTCGGAGGTTTCGTCGCCTTGATCGCAGGAGGCGAACTCTTGGTTCGCGGGGCTTCGAACCTGGCGGCAGCTGCTAAAGTTTCTCCTCTCATCATTGGTCTCACTGTCGTTGCGTTCGGCACCAGTGCGCCGGAACTCGCCGTCTCCATCCAATCGTGCTACGAAGGCAAAACCGACCTGGCTGTCGGCAACGCGGTCGGTAGCAACATCTCGAACTTGTTGTTTATCCTCGGCGTGTCGGCCATCGCGGCTCCGCTGGCAGTAAGCTTGCGACTGTTCCGGTTGGACATTCCTGCGATGATCGTCGCGGCGCTCATGCTCCTCGGGTTCGGTTGGGACGGTAAACTCGATCGCGTCGAAGGAGCGGTCTGCTTCCTCACGCTGGTTTGCTATTTCATCTTTACTGTCCGGCAAGGTCGCCGCGAGTCGGCCATCGCTGCGGCCGAGTCGCAGATTGCCGTTCAGGAGATCACTTACGATCCCAAGAAAAGCACCGCGAAGGATACGATACTCGATGTCGTGAAACTCCTGATTGGGTTAGCCTTGTTGGTGAAGGGAGCTGACTGGCTGGTGAAAGCCTGCGTGTCGCTCGCCCAAGGATTTGGAGTGAGCGAACTGGTGATCGGGCTCACGGTCGTTGCGATCGGCACCTCGCTTCCGGAGCTGGTTACCTCGCTCATGGCTAGCCTGCGAGGCGAGCGCGACCTGGCGGTCGGCAACGTGGTCGGTAGCAATATTCTAAATATTTTGTTGGTCCTCGGGCTTTCTTCCGTTGTGGCTCCAGATGGCATCAACGTCGATCGTCAGTCGCTGGCCTTCGACATTCCGGTGCTGATCGCCATGAGCGTCGCAGCGATCCCGGTGTTCTTTTCAGGCATGGTGATCTCTCGCATCGAGGGTATCGCCATGTTACTCTATTACCTGTCGTATCTGGGTTACCTGGTGAGGCACGCATCGCGTCCCGCCGGCACGGTGACTCCTGCGATGGAAACCGTGTTGTTTCTTGCTCCGTTGGTTCCTCTAGTGCTAACGGTAATCGTCGTATCGCGATGGAAAAGCAAGAGCACGAGCTAA
- a CDS encoding MFS transporter — protein sequence MPSVQIRLQIMMFLQFFVWGAWFATLGQCLGENGMEGFIGTAFGTAPLAAIIAPLFLGLIADRFFPSEKVMGVLFLIGGGLMCMAPHYLVAGNSNMLYWLFLGHLLCYMPTLGLSNTIAFTNIEDQNDFPKIRVWGTIGWIVAGLVVGFSGWSPTPNILWLAGIASLVMGVFSFALPTTPPPAKGKPADFRTVLMLDAFQLMASTPFLVFIICSTLICIPLAYYYSFTSNLLGQLGYQATASTMTLGQMSEIIFMLLIPFFFRRLGVKWMILVGMGAWVVRYMLFAFGAPGQVEWMVLLAILLHGVCYDFFFVTGFMYTDQKAPAEVRGQAQGLLVFFTQGVGMYFGYMVAGILFASTMTSYTALDLDMKIAEARPLVAQATEAEAAEPKANLEQAIVAGEAALAAADANAEDAGDQIKAAGKQLAVALAEMPGVTAPSFVEQFGLMFTAKVPEGTDQARYSTTMDQWKQFWLIPAGMAGAILVLFALTFFDRKASEAAIEENT from the coding sequence ATGCCTAGCGTCCAGATTCGCTTGCAGATCATGATGTTCTTGCAGTTCTTTGTATGGGGAGCTTGGTTCGCTACGCTGGGTCAGTGCCTCGGCGAGAACGGCATGGAAGGCTTCATCGGCACCGCGTTCGGTACCGCCCCGCTGGCAGCCATCATTGCTCCTTTGTTTCTGGGCCTGATTGCCGACCGCTTCTTCCCATCCGAGAAAGTGATGGGCGTGTTGTTTCTCATCGGTGGTGGCCTCATGTGTATGGCTCCGCACTACTTGGTTGCTGGTAACAGCAATATGCTGTATTGGTTGTTCCTTGGTCACCTGTTGTGCTACATGCCGACCTTGGGGTTGAGTAACACTATTGCGTTTACCAATATCGAAGACCAAAACGACTTCCCCAAGATTCGCGTGTGGGGCACCATCGGTTGGATCGTCGCTGGTCTGGTCGTTGGTTTCTCGGGTTGGTCGCCGACGCCGAACATTCTCTGGCTCGCTGGTATCGCTTCGTTGGTGATGGGTGTCTTCAGTTTCGCGCTGCCGACCACTCCTCCGCCCGCTAAAGGCAAACCAGCCGACTTCCGCACCGTGTTGATGCTCGATGCGTTCCAGTTGATGGCCAGCACTCCCTTCCTGGTGTTCATCATCTGCTCGACGCTCATTTGTATTCCGCTGGCTTACTACTACAGCTTCACGTCGAACCTGCTCGGTCAGCTCGGCTACCAAGCAACTGCTTCGACAATGACCCTTGGTCAGATGAGCGAAATCATCTTCATGCTGCTCATTCCCTTCTTCTTCCGCCGTCTCGGCGTGAAGTGGATGATCCTGGTCGGCATGGGCGCCTGGGTCGTGCGTTATATGCTCTTCGCGTTCGGTGCTCCCGGGCAAGTGGAGTGGATGGTACTGCTGGCGATCTTGCTGCATGGCGTGTGTTACGACTTTTTCTTCGTCACCGGTTTCATGTACACCGATCAGAAAGCTCCAGCCGAAGTGCGAGGCCAAGCCCAAGGGTTGTTGGTGTTCTTCACCCAAGGCGTCGGCATGTACTTTGGTTACATGGTTGCCGGCATCTTGTTTGCTTCGACCATGACCAGCTACACCGCGCTCGACCTCGACATGAAGATTGCCGAAGCCCGTCCGCTGGTCGCTCAAGCGACCGAAGCCGAAGCTGCGGAGCCGAAAGCCAACCTGGAACAAGCGATTGTTGCTGGCGAAGCTGCCTTGGCTGCTGCTGATGCCAATGCGGAAGACGCTGGCGATCAAATCAAAGCAGCCGGCAAGCAACTCGCCGTTGCGCTTGCCGAAATGCCAGGCGTCACCGCCCCGAGCTTCGTCGAGCAGTTTGGTTTGATGTTCACAGCTAAGGTGCCCGAAGGAACCGATCAGGCACGCTACAGCACGACCATGGATCAGTGGAAGCAGTTCTGGCTGATTCCCGCCGGCATGGCCGGAGCCATCCTGGTGCTGTTCGCCCTGACGTTCTTCGACCGCAAGGCTTCGGAAGCTGCGATTGAAGAGAACACCTAA